A genomic segment from Zonotrichia albicollis isolate bZonAlb1 chromosome 19, bZonAlb1.hap1, whole genome shotgun sequence encodes:
- the MBTD1 gene encoding MBT domain-containing protein 1 isoform X4 translates to MENTKELTERSSQVERKHRDSFGMFDGYDSCSEDTSSSSSSDESEEEVAPLPSSLPIIKNNGQVYTYPDGKSGMATCEMCGMVGVRDAFYSKTKRFCSVSCSRSYSSNSKKASILARLQVAGKPPTKKAKVLQKQPLVAKLAAYAQYQATLQNQAKTKAAAVPVEGFSWGNYINSNSFTAAPVTCFKHAPMGTCWGDIAEGVRVEVPNTDCSLPTKVFWIAGIVKLAGYNALLRYEGFENDSSLDFWCNICGSDIHPVGWCATSGKPLVPPRSIQHKYTNWKAFLVKRLTGAKTLPPDFSQKVSESMQYPFKTSMRVEVVDKTHLCRTRVAVVDSVVGGRLRLVYEESEDKTDDFWCHMYSPLIHHIGWSRSIGHRFKRSDITKKQDGHFDAPPHLFTKVKEVDAAGEWFKEGMKLEAIDPLNLSAICVATIRKVLADGYLMIGIDGSEAADGSDWFCYHATSPSIFPVGFCEINMIELTPPRGYAKLPFKWFDYLRETDSIAAPVKLFNKEVPNHGFHVGMKLEAVDLMEPRLVCVATVTRIIHRLLRIHFDGWEDEYDQWVDCESPDLYPVGWCQLTGYQLQPPAPQSSRDSQSSSSKQKKKAKSQQYKGHKKMTSLQLKEELLDGEEYSFLQGTSDQESNGSASYYIKQEP, encoded by the exons ATGGAAAACACAAAGGAGCTG acAGAACGTAGTTCACAAGTGGAAAGGAAACACCGAGACTCATTCGGGATGTTTGACGGTTATGATAGTTGTAGTGAggacaccagcagcagctccagctcagatGAAAGTGAGGAGGAGGTTGCTCCTTTGCCATCCAGTCTCCCAATTATCAAGAACAACGGGCAAGTTTATACTTATCCAGATGGCAAATCTGGCATGG CTACGTGTGAGATGTGTGGGATGGTTGGTGTCCGAGATGCTTTTTACTCTAAAACCAAGCGCTTCTGCAGTGTGTCGTGCTCCAGAAGCTATTCCTCCAACTCCAAGAAGGCCAGCATTCTGGCCAGGCTTCAGGTAGCG ggtAAACCTCCAACGAAGAAGGCTAAAGTTCTACAAAAACAGCCCTTAGTGGCTAAATTAGCAGCATATGCCCAGTACCAAGCAACTTTACAAAACCAGGCAAAGACAAAAGCAG CAGCTGTCCCTGTGGAAGGTTTCAGCTGGGGTAACTACATCAATAGTAACAGCTTTACAGCAGCTCCTGTTACCTGCTTTAAACAC GCGCCCATGGGGACTTGCTGGGGTGATATTGCAGAAGGAGTGCGAGTGGAGGTTCCAAACACTGACTGCAGCCTACCTACCAAAGTCTTCTGGATAGCTGGAATTGTAAAATTAGCAG GCTACAATGCTCTGCTGAGATATGAAGGATTTGAAAATGATTCGAGTCTTGACTTCTGGTGCAACATTTGTGGGTCTGACATCCACCCAGTTGGTTGGTGTGCAACCAGTGGGAAGCCCTTAGTTCCTCCTCGCA GCATCCAACACAAATACACAAACTGGAAAGCTTTTCTAGTGAAACGACTTACTGGTGCCAAAACACTTCCTCCTGACTTTTCTCAGAAG GTGTCTGAGAGTATGCAGTACCCATTCAAAACTTCCATGAGGGTAGAAGTGGTGGACAAGACGCACCTCTGCCGGACGAGAGTGGCAGTGGTGGACAGTGTTGTTGGGGGCCGCCTGAGATTGGTGTATGAGGAGAGTGAGGACAAAACTGATGACTTCTGGTGCCATATGTACAGCCCACTCATTCATCATATTGGCTGGTCTCGAAGTATAGGACACAGGTTCAAAAGATCTG ATATTACAAAGAAACAGGACGGACATTTTGATGCACCCCCACACTTATTTACGAAG GTCAAAGAGGTTGATGCAGCTGGAGAGTGGTTTAAAGAAGGAATGAAATTGGAAGCTATAGACCCCCTAAACCTTTCAGCAATATGTGTGGCAACTATCAGAAAG GTATTAGCAGATGGCTATCTTATGATTGGGATTGATGGCTCAGAAGCAGCAGATGGGTCTGATTGGTTTTGTTACCATGCCACTTCCCCTTCTATTTTCCCTGTTGGTTTCTGTGAAATTAACATGATTGAGCTAACTCCGCCCAGAG GTTATGCAAAACTCCCTTTTAAATGGTTTGACTACCTCAGGGAAACTGACTCAATAGCTGCACCAGTAAAGCTCTTCAATAAG GAAGTTCCAAACCATGGCTTTCATGTTGGCATGAAGCTGGAGGCAGTGGATCTGATGGAGCCTCGCCTGGTGTGTGTGGCCACAGTCACGCGCATCATTCACCGGCTGCTGAGGATACACTTTGATGGGTGGGAGGATGAATATGATCAGTGGGTGGATTGTGAATCCCCAGATCTGTACCCTGTGGGATGGTGTCAGCTCACTGGATACCAGCTCCAGCCTCCAGCGCCACAGT CATCAAGAGATAGCCAGTCAAGTTCGtccaaacagaagaaaaaagctAAATCACAACAGTACAAAGGACATAAGAAAA
- the MBTD1 gene encoding MBT domain-containing protein 1 isoform X2: MENTKELTERSSQVERKHRDSFGMFDGYDSCSEDTSSSSSSDESEEEVAPLPSSLPIIKNNGQVYTYPDGKSGMATCEMCGMVGVRDAFYSKTKRFCSVSCSRSYSSNSKKASILARLQVAGKPPTKKAKVLQKQPLVAKLAAYAQYQATLQNQAKTKAAVPVEGFSWGNYINSNSFTAAPVTCFKHAPMGTCWGDIAEGVRVEVPNTDCSLPTKVFWIAGIVKLAGYNALLRYEGFENDSSLDFWCNICGSDIHPVGWCATSGKPLVPPRSIQHKYTNWKAFLVKRLTGAKTLPPDFSQKVSESMQYPFKTSMRVEVVDKTHLCRTRVAVVDSVVGGRLRLVYEESEDKTDDFWCHMYSPLIHHIGWSRSIGHRFKRSDITKKQDGHFDAPPHLFTKVKEVDAAGEWFKEGMKLEAIDPLNLSAICVATIRKVLADGYLMIGIDGSEAADGSDWFCYHATSPSIFPVGFCEINMIELTPPRGTGYAKLPFKWFDYLRETDSIAAPVKLFNKEVPNHGFHVGMKLEAVDLMEPRLVCVATVTRIIHRLLRIHFDGWEDEYDQWVDCESPDLYPVGWCQLTGYQLQPPAPQSSRDSQSSSSKQKKKAKSQQYKGHKKMTSLQLKEELLDGEEYSFLQGTSDQESNGSASYYIKQEP, from the exons ATGGAAAACACAAAGGAGCTG acAGAACGTAGTTCACAAGTGGAAAGGAAACACCGAGACTCATTCGGGATGTTTGACGGTTATGATAGTTGTAGTGAggacaccagcagcagctccagctcagatGAAAGTGAGGAGGAGGTTGCTCCTTTGCCATCCAGTCTCCCAATTATCAAGAACAACGGGCAAGTTTATACTTATCCAGATGGCAAATCTGGCATGG CTACGTGTGAGATGTGTGGGATGGTTGGTGTCCGAGATGCTTTTTACTCTAAAACCAAGCGCTTCTGCAGTGTGTCGTGCTCCAGAAGCTATTCCTCCAACTCCAAGAAGGCCAGCATTCTGGCCAGGCTTCAGGTAGCG ggtAAACCTCCAACGAAGAAGGCTAAAGTTCTACAAAAACAGCCCTTAGTGGCTAAATTAGCAGCATATGCCCAGTACCAAGCAACTTTACAAAACCAGGCAAAGACAAAAGCAG CTGTCCCTGTGGAAGGTTTCAGCTGGGGTAACTACATCAATAGTAACAGCTTTACAGCAGCTCCTGTTACCTGCTTTAAACAC GCGCCCATGGGGACTTGCTGGGGTGATATTGCAGAAGGAGTGCGAGTGGAGGTTCCAAACACTGACTGCAGCCTACCTACCAAAGTCTTCTGGATAGCTGGAATTGTAAAATTAGCAG GCTACAATGCTCTGCTGAGATATGAAGGATTTGAAAATGATTCGAGTCTTGACTTCTGGTGCAACATTTGTGGGTCTGACATCCACCCAGTTGGTTGGTGTGCAACCAGTGGGAAGCCCTTAGTTCCTCCTCGCA GCATCCAACACAAATACACAAACTGGAAAGCTTTTCTAGTGAAACGACTTACTGGTGCCAAAACACTTCCTCCTGACTTTTCTCAGAAG GTGTCTGAGAGTATGCAGTACCCATTCAAAACTTCCATGAGGGTAGAAGTGGTGGACAAGACGCACCTCTGCCGGACGAGAGTGGCAGTGGTGGACAGTGTTGTTGGGGGCCGCCTGAGATTGGTGTATGAGGAGAGTGAGGACAAAACTGATGACTTCTGGTGCCATATGTACAGCCCACTCATTCATCATATTGGCTGGTCTCGAAGTATAGGACACAGGTTCAAAAGATCTG ATATTACAAAGAAACAGGACGGACATTTTGATGCACCCCCACACTTATTTACGAAG GTCAAAGAGGTTGATGCAGCTGGAGAGTGGTTTAAAGAAGGAATGAAATTGGAAGCTATAGACCCCCTAAACCTTTCAGCAATATGTGTGGCAACTATCAGAAAG GTATTAGCAGATGGCTATCTTATGATTGGGATTGATGGCTCAGAAGCAGCAGATGGGTCTGATTGGTTTTGTTACCATGCCACTTCCCCTTCTATTTTCCCTGTTGGTTTCTGTGAAATTAACATGATTGAGCTAACTCCGCCCAGAGGTACAG GTTATGCAAAACTCCCTTTTAAATGGTTTGACTACCTCAGGGAAACTGACTCAATAGCTGCACCAGTAAAGCTCTTCAATAAG GAAGTTCCAAACCATGGCTTTCATGTTGGCATGAAGCTGGAGGCAGTGGATCTGATGGAGCCTCGCCTGGTGTGTGTGGCCACAGTCACGCGCATCATTCACCGGCTGCTGAGGATACACTTTGATGGGTGGGAGGATGAATATGATCAGTGGGTGGATTGTGAATCCCCAGATCTGTACCCTGTGGGATGGTGTCAGCTCACTGGATACCAGCTCCAGCCTCCAGCGCCACAGT CATCAAGAGATAGCCAGTCAAGTTCGtccaaacagaagaaaaaagctAAATCACAACAGTACAAAGGACATAAGAAAA
- the MBTD1 gene encoding MBT domain-containing protein 1 isoform X8 yields the protein MENTKELTERSSQVERKHRDSFGMFDGYDSCSEDTSSSSSSDESEEEVAPLPSSLPIIKNNGQVYTYPDGKSGMATCEMCGMVGVRDAFYSKTKRFCSVSCSRSYSSNSKKASILARLQGKPPTKKAKVLQKQPLVAKLAAYAQYQATLQNQAKTKAAVPVEGFSWGNYINSNSFTAAPVTCFKHAPMGTCWGDIAEGVRVEVPNTDCSLPTKVFWIAGIVKLAGYNALLRYEGFENDSSLDFWCNICGSDIHPVGWCATSGKPLVPPRSIQHKYTNWKAFLVKRLTGAKTLPPDFSQKVSESMQYPFKTSMRVEVVDKTHLCRTRVAVVDSVVGGRLRLVYEESEDKTDDFWCHMYSPLIHHIGWSRSIGHRFKRSDITKKQDGHFDAPPHLFTKVKEVDAAGEWFKEGMKLEAIDPLNLSAICVATIRKVLADGYLMIGIDGSEAADGSDWFCYHATSPSIFPVGFCEINMIELTPPRGTGYAKLPFKWFDYLRETDSIAAPVKLFNKEVPNHGFHVGMKLEAVDLMEPRLVCVATVTRIIHRLLRIHFDGWEDEYDQWVDCESPDLYPVGWCQLTGYQLQPPAPQSSRDSQSSSSKQKKKAKSQQYKGHKKMTSLQLKEELLDGEEYSFLQGTSDQESNGSASYYIKQEP from the exons ATGGAAAACACAAAGGAGCTG acAGAACGTAGTTCACAAGTGGAAAGGAAACACCGAGACTCATTCGGGATGTTTGACGGTTATGATAGTTGTAGTGAggacaccagcagcagctccagctcagatGAAAGTGAGGAGGAGGTTGCTCCTTTGCCATCCAGTCTCCCAATTATCAAGAACAACGGGCAAGTTTATACTTATCCAGATGGCAAATCTGGCATGG CTACGTGTGAGATGTGTGGGATGGTTGGTGTCCGAGATGCTTTTTACTCTAAAACCAAGCGCTTCTGCAGTGTGTCGTGCTCCAGAAGCTATTCCTCCAACTCCAAGAAGGCCAGCATTCTGGCCAGGCTTCAG ggtAAACCTCCAACGAAGAAGGCTAAAGTTCTACAAAAACAGCCCTTAGTGGCTAAATTAGCAGCATATGCCCAGTACCAAGCAACTTTACAAAACCAGGCAAAGACAAAAGCAG CTGTCCCTGTGGAAGGTTTCAGCTGGGGTAACTACATCAATAGTAACAGCTTTACAGCAGCTCCTGTTACCTGCTTTAAACAC GCGCCCATGGGGACTTGCTGGGGTGATATTGCAGAAGGAGTGCGAGTGGAGGTTCCAAACACTGACTGCAGCCTACCTACCAAAGTCTTCTGGATAGCTGGAATTGTAAAATTAGCAG GCTACAATGCTCTGCTGAGATATGAAGGATTTGAAAATGATTCGAGTCTTGACTTCTGGTGCAACATTTGTGGGTCTGACATCCACCCAGTTGGTTGGTGTGCAACCAGTGGGAAGCCCTTAGTTCCTCCTCGCA GCATCCAACACAAATACACAAACTGGAAAGCTTTTCTAGTGAAACGACTTACTGGTGCCAAAACACTTCCTCCTGACTTTTCTCAGAAG GTGTCTGAGAGTATGCAGTACCCATTCAAAACTTCCATGAGGGTAGAAGTGGTGGACAAGACGCACCTCTGCCGGACGAGAGTGGCAGTGGTGGACAGTGTTGTTGGGGGCCGCCTGAGATTGGTGTATGAGGAGAGTGAGGACAAAACTGATGACTTCTGGTGCCATATGTACAGCCCACTCATTCATCATATTGGCTGGTCTCGAAGTATAGGACACAGGTTCAAAAGATCTG ATATTACAAAGAAACAGGACGGACATTTTGATGCACCCCCACACTTATTTACGAAG GTCAAAGAGGTTGATGCAGCTGGAGAGTGGTTTAAAGAAGGAATGAAATTGGAAGCTATAGACCCCCTAAACCTTTCAGCAATATGTGTGGCAACTATCAGAAAG GTATTAGCAGATGGCTATCTTATGATTGGGATTGATGGCTCAGAAGCAGCAGATGGGTCTGATTGGTTTTGTTACCATGCCACTTCCCCTTCTATTTTCCCTGTTGGTTTCTGTGAAATTAACATGATTGAGCTAACTCCGCCCAGAGGTACAG GTTATGCAAAACTCCCTTTTAAATGGTTTGACTACCTCAGGGAAACTGACTCAATAGCTGCACCAGTAAAGCTCTTCAATAAG GAAGTTCCAAACCATGGCTTTCATGTTGGCATGAAGCTGGAGGCAGTGGATCTGATGGAGCCTCGCCTGGTGTGTGTGGCCACAGTCACGCGCATCATTCACCGGCTGCTGAGGATACACTTTGATGGGTGGGAGGATGAATATGATCAGTGGGTGGATTGTGAATCCCCAGATCTGTACCCTGTGGGATGGTGTCAGCTCACTGGATACCAGCTCCAGCCTCCAGCGCCACAGT CATCAAGAGATAGCCAGTCAAGTTCGtccaaacagaagaaaaaagctAAATCACAACAGTACAAAGGACATAAGAAAA
- the MBTD1 gene encoding MBT domain-containing protein 1 isoform X9, giving the protein MENTKELTERSSQVERKHRDSFGMFDGYDSCSEDTSSSSSSDESEEEVAPLPSSLPIIKNNGQVYTYPDGKSGMATCEMCGMVGVRDAFYSKTKRFCSVSCSRSYSSNSKKASILARLQGKPPTKKAKVLQKQPLVAKLAAYAQYQATLQNQAKTKAAVPVEGFSWGNYINSNSFTAAPVTCFKHAPMGTCWGDIAEGVRVEVPNTDCSLPTKVFWIAGIVKLAGYNALLRYEGFENDSSLDFWCNICGSDIHPVGWCATSGKPLVPPRSIQHKYTNWKAFLVKRLTGAKTLPPDFSQKVSESMQYPFKTSMRVEVVDKTHLCRTRVAVVDSVVGGRLRLVYEESEDKTDDFWCHMYSPLIHHIGWSRSIGHRFKRSDITKKQDGHFDAPPHLFTKVKEVDAAGEWFKEGMKLEAIDPLNLSAICVATIRKVLADGYLMIGIDGSEAADGSDWFCYHATSPSIFPVGFCEINMIELTPPRGYAKLPFKWFDYLRETDSIAAPVKLFNKEVPNHGFHVGMKLEAVDLMEPRLVCVATVTRIIHRLLRIHFDGWEDEYDQWVDCESPDLYPVGWCQLTGYQLQPPAPQSSRDSQSSSSKQKKKAKSQQYKGHKKMTSLQLKEELLDGEEYSFLQGTSDQESNGSASYYIKQEP; this is encoded by the exons ATGGAAAACACAAAGGAGCTG acAGAACGTAGTTCACAAGTGGAAAGGAAACACCGAGACTCATTCGGGATGTTTGACGGTTATGATAGTTGTAGTGAggacaccagcagcagctccagctcagatGAAAGTGAGGAGGAGGTTGCTCCTTTGCCATCCAGTCTCCCAATTATCAAGAACAACGGGCAAGTTTATACTTATCCAGATGGCAAATCTGGCATGG CTACGTGTGAGATGTGTGGGATGGTTGGTGTCCGAGATGCTTTTTACTCTAAAACCAAGCGCTTCTGCAGTGTGTCGTGCTCCAGAAGCTATTCCTCCAACTCCAAGAAGGCCAGCATTCTGGCCAGGCTTCAG ggtAAACCTCCAACGAAGAAGGCTAAAGTTCTACAAAAACAGCCCTTAGTGGCTAAATTAGCAGCATATGCCCAGTACCAAGCAACTTTACAAAACCAGGCAAAGACAAAAGCAG CTGTCCCTGTGGAAGGTTTCAGCTGGGGTAACTACATCAATAGTAACAGCTTTACAGCAGCTCCTGTTACCTGCTTTAAACAC GCGCCCATGGGGACTTGCTGGGGTGATATTGCAGAAGGAGTGCGAGTGGAGGTTCCAAACACTGACTGCAGCCTACCTACCAAAGTCTTCTGGATAGCTGGAATTGTAAAATTAGCAG GCTACAATGCTCTGCTGAGATATGAAGGATTTGAAAATGATTCGAGTCTTGACTTCTGGTGCAACATTTGTGGGTCTGACATCCACCCAGTTGGTTGGTGTGCAACCAGTGGGAAGCCCTTAGTTCCTCCTCGCA GCATCCAACACAAATACACAAACTGGAAAGCTTTTCTAGTGAAACGACTTACTGGTGCCAAAACACTTCCTCCTGACTTTTCTCAGAAG GTGTCTGAGAGTATGCAGTACCCATTCAAAACTTCCATGAGGGTAGAAGTGGTGGACAAGACGCACCTCTGCCGGACGAGAGTGGCAGTGGTGGACAGTGTTGTTGGGGGCCGCCTGAGATTGGTGTATGAGGAGAGTGAGGACAAAACTGATGACTTCTGGTGCCATATGTACAGCCCACTCATTCATCATATTGGCTGGTCTCGAAGTATAGGACACAGGTTCAAAAGATCTG ATATTACAAAGAAACAGGACGGACATTTTGATGCACCCCCACACTTATTTACGAAG GTCAAAGAGGTTGATGCAGCTGGAGAGTGGTTTAAAGAAGGAATGAAATTGGAAGCTATAGACCCCCTAAACCTTTCAGCAATATGTGTGGCAACTATCAGAAAG GTATTAGCAGATGGCTATCTTATGATTGGGATTGATGGCTCAGAAGCAGCAGATGGGTCTGATTGGTTTTGTTACCATGCCACTTCCCCTTCTATTTTCCCTGTTGGTTTCTGTGAAATTAACATGATTGAGCTAACTCCGCCCAGAG GTTATGCAAAACTCCCTTTTAAATGGTTTGACTACCTCAGGGAAACTGACTCAATAGCTGCACCAGTAAAGCTCTTCAATAAG GAAGTTCCAAACCATGGCTTTCATGTTGGCATGAAGCTGGAGGCAGTGGATCTGATGGAGCCTCGCCTGGTGTGTGTGGCCACAGTCACGCGCATCATTCACCGGCTGCTGAGGATACACTTTGATGGGTGGGAGGATGAATATGATCAGTGGGTGGATTGTGAATCCCCAGATCTGTACCCTGTGGGATGGTGTCAGCTCACTGGATACCAGCTCCAGCCTCCAGCGCCACAGT CATCAAGAGATAGCCAGTCAAGTTCGtccaaacagaagaaaaaagctAAATCACAACAGTACAAAGGACATAAGAAAA
- the MBTD1 gene encoding MBT domain-containing protein 1 isoform X10, which yields MFDGYDSCSEDTSSSSSSDESEEEVAPLPSSLPIIKNNGQVYTYPDGKSGMATCEMCGMVGVRDAFYSKTKRFCSVSCSRSYSSNSKKASILARLQVAGKPPTKKAKVLQKQPLVAKLAAYAQYQATLQNQAKTKAAAVPVEGFSWGNYINSNSFTAAPVTCFKHAPMGTCWGDIAEGVRVEVPNTDCSLPTKVFWIAGIVKLAGYNALLRYEGFENDSSLDFWCNICGSDIHPVGWCATSGKPLVPPRSIQHKYTNWKAFLVKRLTGAKTLPPDFSQKVSESMQYPFKTSMRVEVVDKTHLCRTRVAVVDSVVGGRLRLVYEESEDKTDDFWCHMYSPLIHHIGWSRSIGHRFKRSDITKKQDGHFDAPPHLFTKVKEVDAAGEWFKEGMKLEAIDPLNLSAICVATIRKVLADGYLMIGIDGSEAADGSDWFCYHATSPSIFPVGFCEINMIELTPPRGTGYAKLPFKWFDYLRETDSIAAPVKLFNKEVPNHGFHVGMKLEAVDLMEPRLVCVATVTRIIHRLLRIHFDGWEDEYDQWVDCESPDLYPVGWCQLTGYQLQPPAPQSSRDSQSSSSKQKKKAKSQQYKGHKKMTSLQLKEELLDGEEYSFLQGTSDQESNGSASYYIKQEP from the exons ATGTTTGACGGTTATGATAGTTGTAGTGAggacaccagcagcagctccagctcagatGAAAGTGAGGAGGAGGTTGCTCCTTTGCCATCCAGTCTCCCAATTATCAAGAACAACGGGCAAGTTTATACTTATCCAGATGGCAAATCTGGCATGG CTACGTGTGAGATGTGTGGGATGGTTGGTGTCCGAGATGCTTTTTACTCTAAAACCAAGCGCTTCTGCAGTGTGTCGTGCTCCAGAAGCTATTCCTCCAACTCCAAGAAGGCCAGCATTCTGGCCAGGCTTCAGGTAGCG ggtAAACCTCCAACGAAGAAGGCTAAAGTTCTACAAAAACAGCCCTTAGTGGCTAAATTAGCAGCATATGCCCAGTACCAAGCAACTTTACAAAACCAGGCAAAGACAAAAGCAG CAGCTGTCCCTGTGGAAGGTTTCAGCTGGGGTAACTACATCAATAGTAACAGCTTTACAGCAGCTCCTGTTACCTGCTTTAAACAC GCGCCCATGGGGACTTGCTGGGGTGATATTGCAGAAGGAGTGCGAGTGGAGGTTCCAAACACTGACTGCAGCCTACCTACCAAAGTCTTCTGGATAGCTGGAATTGTAAAATTAGCAG GCTACAATGCTCTGCTGAGATATGAAGGATTTGAAAATGATTCGAGTCTTGACTTCTGGTGCAACATTTGTGGGTCTGACATCCACCCAGTTGGTTGGTGTGCAACCAGTGGGAAGCCCTTAGTTCCTCCTCGCA GCATCCAACACAAATACACAAACTGGAAAGCTTTTCTAGTGAAACGACTTACTGGTGCCAAAACACTTCCTCCTGACTTTTCTCAGAAG GTGTCTGAGAGTATGCAGTACCCATTCAAAACTTCCATGAGGGTAGAAGTGGTGGACAAGACGCACCTCTGCCGGACGAGAGTGGCAGTGGTGGACAGTGTTGTTGGGGGCCGCCTGAGATTGGTGTATGAGGAGAGTGAGGACAAAACTGATGACTTCTGGTGCCATATGTACAGCCCACTCATTCATCATATTGGCTGGTCTCGAAGTATAGGACACAGGTTCAAAAGATCTG ATATTACAAAGAAACAGGACGGACATTTTGATGCACCCCCACACTTATTTACGAAG GTCAAAGAGGTTGATGCAGCTGGAGAGTGGTTTAAAGAAGGAATGAAATTGGAAGCTATAGACCCCCTAAACCTTTCAGCAATATGTGTGGCAACTATCAGAAAG GTATTAGCAGATGGCTATCTTATGATTGGGATTGATGGCTCAGAAGCAGCAGATGGGTCTGATTGGTTTTGTTACCATGCCACTTCCCCTTCTATTTTCCCTGTTGGTTTCTGTGAAATTAACATGATTGAGCTAACTCCGCCCAGAGGTACAG GTTATGCAAAACTCCCTTTTAAATGGTTTGACTACCTCAGGGAAACTGACTCAATAGCTGCACCAGTAAAGCTCTTCAATAAG GAAGTTCCAAACCATGGCTTTCATGTTGGCATGAAGCTGGAGGCAGTGGATCTGATGGAGCCTCGCCTGGTGTGTGTGGCCACAGTCACGCGCATCATTCACCGGCTGCTGAGGATACACTTTGATGGGTGGGAGGATGAATATGATCAGTGGGTGGATTGTGAATCCCCAGATCTGTACCCTGTGGGATGGTGTCAGCTCACTGGATACCAGCTCCAGCCTCCAGCGCCACAGT CATCAAGAGATAGCCAGTCAAGTTCGtccaaacagaagaaaaaagctAAATCACAACAGTACAAAGGACATAAGAAAA